A segment of the Streptomyces sp. L2 genome:
CTACGGGCGGCTGACCCTGCTGACCGACCCGAACTTCCTGCACCGCGGGCAGCTCGCGCACCTCGGCTACGGGCTGGTGTCCCGGCGCCGTACCGAACCCGCGCTGAACGTGATGGACCTGCAGCACGCCGACCTGGACAGTGTGGTCCTCTCCCATCTGCACGGCGACCACTTCGACCGGGTGGCCAGGCGCGGTCTGGACCACGGCCTGCCGATCCTGACCACGCCGCACGCCGCGCGTCCGCTGAAGGGCCTGTACGGATTCCGGCACGCCACGGGCCTGCGCACTTGGCAGAGCCACACCCTGCGGCACGGGGACTCCGTTGTCCGCGTCACCTCCCTGCCCGGCCGGCACGCACCCGGTCCGGCGCGTGCGCGCTGCCGCCGGTGATGGGCAGCGTGCTGGAGTTCGGCGACCGGGCCGGCGAGGTGCGGCGGGTCCTCTACGTCTCCGGCGACACCCTGATGTACGACGGCCTGGCGGAGATCGCCGCACGGTACCCCGACATCCACCTCGCCGTCCTGCACCTGGGCGGCACGACCCTGCCGGGCGGTCTCGTCGTCACCATGGACGCGGCGCAGGGCGCCGATCTGCTCGACCTGCTGCGCCCGCGGCGGGCGATGCCGGTGCACTACGACGACTACACGGTGTTCCGCTCCCCGGTGGGGGACTTCCTGGCCGAGGCGCGGCGCCGGGGGCACGGGGCCCGGCTGCTGCGGTGCGCGCCCGGGGAGCGGGTGACGGTCGGCGCGGAAACGGTGGAAGCCGTTCGCTGACGGTGGTTCAGGCCGCCAGCACGGTGGTTCAGGCCGCCAGCAGACCGGTCAGCACCCGGTCGGGGGTCAGCGGGAGTTCGCGCAGCCGGACGCCGGTGGCGTGGTGGACGGCGTTGCCGATGGCGGCGGCGGTGCCGACGATGCCGATCTCGCCGATGCCCTTGCTGCCCATGGGGTTGAGGTGGGGGTCGTCCTCGTCGATCCAGTCGGCCTCGATGTCGGGGACGTCGGCGTGCGCCGGCACGTGGTAGGCGGCGAGGTCGGCCTCGGTGAAGTCACCGAACGCGGGGTCCAGGGTGCTGCCCTCGGTCAGGGCCATGCCGAGGCCCATGGTCATGCCGCCGGTGAACTGGGAGCGCGCGGTGCGGGCGTTGAGGATGTGCCCGGCGGCGAAGATCCCGAGCAGCCGCCGTACCCGGGTCTCGCCGGTCACGGTGTCGACGGTGACCTCGGCGAAGTGGGCGCCGAACGCGTGCCGGGCGTAGGGGCTGTCGGCGTCGGCGAGGCCGCGGGTGTTGTCGTGTGCGTCGAGGCCGCCGTCGGGCAGCGGGCCGGTGTGCACGGCGAGCCGGCCGGACAGTTCGGCGCAGGCCCGGTGTACGGCCCAGCCCCAGGAGGCGGTACCCGCGGAGCCGCCGGCGACCGGGGCCGGGGGCAGGTCGCTGCGGCCGATCTCGGTGCGCACCCGGTCCACGGGCACGCCGAGGGCGTCGGCGGCGATCTGCGCGAGGACGGTACGGGCGCCGGTGCCGATGTCGGCCGCGTTGACCCGGACGGTGAACGTGCCATCGGGCAGGGCGTGCGCGGACGCGGCGGACGGCCAGGCGTAGACGGGGTAGGTGGCCGCGGCCACGCCGGTGCCGACGAGCAGCGGGCCCTCGGTGCGGGAGCGGGGGCGCGGGTCGCGGTCCGCCCAGCCGAAGCGGCGGGCGCCCTCGCGCAGGCACGCCACGAGGTGCCGGCTGCTGAACGGCTTGCCGCTCCCGGGTTCGTGCTCCGGATCGTTGCGGACGCGCAGTTCGACCGGGTCCATGCCGAGCGCGTCGGCGAGTTCGTCGACGGCGGACTCCAGGGCGTACATGCCCGGTGTCTCGCCGGGCGCGCGCATCCAGGACGGGCTGGGCACGTCCAGCGCGACCACGCGGTGGGTGCTGAGCAGGTGCGGCGCCGCGTACATGACGCGGGAGGGCACGGCCGCCTGTTCCACGAACTCCTTGACCCGGGAGGTCTGGGTGGTGACCTCGTGCAGCAGCGCGGTGAGCGTGCCGTCGGGGCGGGCGCCGAGCCGCAGCCGGTGCAGGGTGGGGGCGCGGTGGCCGACGGAGGTGGGCATGAGGCGGCGCGGCCAGGCCAGGGTGACGGGCCGGCCGGTGTGCCGGGCGGCCAGCGCGGCGAGGACGGTGTCGGGGCGCGGGGTGCCCTTGGAGCCGAATCCGCCGCCGACGTGTTCGCCGACGACCAGGACGTGGTCCCGGGGCAGCTCGAACAGTCCGGCGAGCACGGCCCGGACGCTCGTGCCGCCCTGGGTGGAGGTGTACAGGGTGAGCCGGTCGCCGTCCCAGTGGGCGGTGGTGGTGTGCGGTTCCATCGGGTGGTTGTGCAGGGGCGGGACGTGGTAGGCGACGTCGACGCGGACGTCGGAGGCGGCGTACGCGCCCTCGGGATCGCCGTGTTCGACGCGGCCCGGGTAGCCGCCGTTGGCGGTCTCGGGTTCGTAGGCGTCGGGGTGTTCGGGGGTGAGACGCAGGTCGGCGGGTTCGGTGGCGTAGGTGACCCGGACGGCGTGGGCGGCGGCGCGGGCGGCTTCCAGGGTGTCGGCGACGGCGAGGGCGACGCACCAGCCGCGGTGCGGCACGTCCGGGTTCTGCAGGACGGCGAGGGTGGCGTCCTCCGGTTCGGCGAGGCGCGGGGCGTCGGCGTGGGTGAGGACGGCGAGGACGCCGGGCAGGGCGAGGGCCTCGGTGGCGTCCACGGCGGTGACCCGGCCGCGTGCCACGGCGGCGGGCACGGGCCAGGCGTGGGCGCGGCCGGGGAGGGCGTACTCGGCGGCGTAGCGGGCGGTGCCGGCGACCTTCTGCCGCCCTTCGCGGCGCTCCACCGGGGCGCCGAGGGCGGCCCCGGCGCCGTCCTGGGCGGTGCCGGTGCGGCGGCCCGCGGCGTCCGGGGTCGTGCCGGTGCGGTCCGTGGGGTCCTGCATGGGGGTCCTCCTCGGGCGTGGCGTGGTCAGACCGTCGCCGGCGCCGGGGCCAGGCGGTTCAGGACGTCCAGGGCGAGGTTGCGGGCGAGGGGCACCTTGTAGGCGTTGTCCCGCAGGGGTTCGGCGTGGGCGAGTTCGAGGGCGACGGCCCCCTCGAAGGCGGGCGGGGTGGCGGCCGCGCCGAGCAGCGCCTGCTCGGCGTGGCGGGCCCGCCAGGGCCGGTGGGCGAGGCCGCCGAAGGCGATCCCGGCGTGGTCGACGACGCCGTCCTGGACGCCTAGGACGACGGCCACGGACGCGAGGGCGAAGGCGTACGACGCCCGGTCGCGGGCCTTGCGGTAGGCGGACGGCAGCCCGGCGCGGGCGGCCGGGAGCAGCACGCCGGTGATGATCTCGCCGGGGCGGATCTCGGTGTCCCGCTCCGGATGGTCGCCGGGCAGCCGGTGGAAGTCGGCCACCGGGACGCTCCGGGCGCCCTCGTTGCCGTAGAGCTCGACGTCGGCGCCGAGGGCGGCGAGGGCCACGGCCATGTCGGACGGGTGGGTGGCGATGCACTGCGGGGAGTGGCCGAGGACGGCGTGGTCGCGGTGGACGCCGTCGCGGGCGCCGCAGCCGCTGCCCGGTTCGCGTTTGTTGCAGGGCTTGTCCAGGTCCTGGAAGTAGGGGCAGCGGGTGCGCTGGAGCAGGTTGCCGCCGGTGGTGGCCGCGTTGCGCAGCTGTCCGGAGGCGCCCGCGAGGAGGGCCTGGGACAGCACGGGGTACCGGTCGCGGACGAGGGGGTGGGCGGCGAGGTCGCTGTTGCGGACGGTGGCGCCGACGCGCAGGGAGCCGTCGGCCGTCTCCTCGACGGTGTCCAGCGGGAGGCGGCCGACGTCGATGAGGACGGCGGGCTGTTCGACGCCGAGTTTCATCAGGTCGACCAGGTTGGTGCCGCCCGCGAGGTAGCGGGCGCCGGGGTGGGCGGTGAAGGCCTCGGTGGCCTCCTCGACGGTGGTGGGCCTGAGGTAGTCGAACGCTTTCACCGGATCACGTCCTCGACTGCGTCGACGATGCGCGGGTAGGCGCCGCAGCGGCACAGGTTGCCGCTCAGCCGTTCGCGGATCTCGGGCCGGTCCAGCGGCATGGGCCCGCCGGAGGGGGTGGCCGGGTCGGTGATCTGCGAGGGGTGTCCGGCGCGGGCCTCGGCGAGCATGCCGACGGCGGAGCAGATCTGGCCGGGGGTGCAGTAGCCGCACTGGAGGGCGTCGCGGTCGAGGAACGCCTGCTGGAGGGCGTGCGGCTCCTCGCCGTCGCCGCTGAGCCCCTCGACGGTGGTGATCTCCGTGCCGTCGAGGGTGACGGCGAGGAGCAGGCAGCTGTCGACGCGGCGGCCGTCGACCAGGACGGTGCAGGCTCCGCACTGGCCGTGGTCGCAGCCCTTCTTGGAGCCGGTGAGGTCGAGGTCGTCGCGCAGTACGTCGAGCAGGACGCGCCGGTGGTCGAGGAGCAGGGTGTGCGGTTTCCCGTTCACCCGCAGGGTGACCTCGGACTGCCGGCCGGAGGCGTTGCCGCGGGTCCCGGTCTCGTTTTCGCTGGTCATGGCGGGGACGACCTTCCGCAGGGGCCGTGGGGGCCGTGGTGCCGTGCAGACCGCGTATCCAGGCGGCGACGGCTCACACGTCCCCTGCGGAACAGGTGGGTCGGGGAGGGGCGAGGAGTCAGGGATAGCGGACGAGGTCGGCCACGTTGCTCGCCGTGTTCGAGGGCCCTCCGGTGCCGTTGACGACGTGGCTGATGGTGCCGGTGCCGCCGAGGGACACGGTCACCATGCTGGTGAAGCGCACGCCGGGCGTGTCGGGCGCCTCGATGGCCCGGTCGGCGACGACGCCGGGGTTCGAGCTGAAGTAGCAGTAGCTGCCGAGGCCGTACGCCTGGTGGGAGGTGACGGAGTCGGCGACCTTGTAGGCGGCGTAGCCGCGGGTGGAGCCGTGGCTCCAGGCGGACTGGTTCGGCGGGTCGTACGGCATCTCGTTCTGGAAGAAGTAGGTGCGGCCGCCGTCGCCGTTCCACTGCACCTGGTACTTCTGGAAATGCTCCACGAACAGCCCGTACATGGTGACGCCGGCGCCGTTGACGACGAGCCCGGTGTCGGCGGTGTTGCTGGTCCAGCCGACGCCGCTGCCGTGGTCGGCGCGCCAGATCCACATGTGGTCGCCGATGACGTCGTCGCTGTTGACGACGAGGCCGGTGGCCGCCTTGCCGACGCCGGCGCCGCCGACGCGGAAGTACACGTCGTGCAGGGAGGTCGGGTCGGCCGCGTGGGAGGCGCCGGAGCCGGCCGGCCCGACCTCGACGAGGGTCTTCGAGCTGGTCGTGCCGGCGTCGAAGAGGAGCCCGGCGATCTTGACGCCGTCCACGTCGGCGACGGTCATCGCGGTGACGCCGCCGTCCGGCACGAAGGTGGCGAGCCCGAGACCGAGGACGACGGTGTCGGGGCGGGTCACCCTCAGGGTCTGGTCGAGGTGGTAGACGCCGGGGGTGACGAGGAGGTTCTTGCCGTCGGCGAGGGCGGCGTTGATGTCGGCGGCGGTGGCGCCGGGCTTGACGACGTAGAACGCGCTCAGCGGGAGCGAGGTGCCGGCCGGGTGGCCGTCCGCCCAGCTGGTGGCCGCCGAGTCGGTGCGCACGGCCGGCACGAACACCTGGTAGGCGCCGGAGCCGTCGACGTACAGGAACGGCTTCTCCCGGCTGACCGGGCTCGTGGCGACCGTGGTGTACGGCGGCTTGGGGAAGCTGGTGGCGGGGACGCCCTGGCTGCCGACGAAGACCATGTTCCAGTTGGAGCCGGTCCAGCCGCCGAGCCGGGAGTTGCGGGTCAGCCACTGCTGCTGGCTGCCGGAGTTCACCGTGCCGTCGATCCTGCTGTCGGCGAGGTAGCCGCCGGAGGACCAGCCGCCGTCGTCCAGGGCGAGGTCGCCGCGCAGGTGCATCCGCCGGTACGGCGCGGCCTGCGAGACCGCCCAGCGGTCGGCGCCCCCGGTGGGGTCGACGGACAGGTTCTCGGCACCGCGCCAGAAGTTCTGGGTGGCGTTGCCCTGGAACCAGTCGGCCTCGGCGTGGACTGCGCCGTCGATGCTGACGGCGTCGGGGGTCAGGCCGAGACCCAGGACCTGGGTGTAGAAGCCGACGTTGACGTCCGCGTCGTAGGCGCCGGGCTTGAACAGGACGGCGTAGCGCTGGGAGCCGAACTGGTTGGTCTCCTGCTGCTTGAAGATCGCGTCGAGCTTGCCCTGGATCGCGGAGGCGGACATGGAGGGGTCGAAGACGACGACGTTCGGGCCGAGGTCGGGGTCGTTCACGGACCGGTCCACGGGGACCACCTGGAAGCGCTGGGAGTCTGTGCCATTGCACGTGTACTGCTGCAACTGGACGCTGTTCGCGGTCGAGGCCCCGGGGTCGTCCAGGCACTTGCCGCTGTTGCGGTTGACGAAGTGGTAGGCGCCGCCGCCGTCGTCGACGGGCCGCCACTGCTGGTTGGCCCCGCCGCCGTACCCCCACAGGTGCACAGGCGCGCTGTCGGCGGTGGAGACGTCGGCGACGTCCACGACCTGACCGGTGTCGTTATGGGCGTTGATGCGGACGTATCCGTCGCCGGCGTCGGTGAGGCTCCACTGCTGGGCGCCGGTGCCATTGCACGTGTACTGCTGGACGACGGTGCCGTTGGCGGTGCCGGCCGAGCGGGCGTCCAGGCACTTGCCGCTCGCGGCGTTCAGCAGCGTGGCGAAGCCGGTGGGCAGCGCGGCCGCCGCCCGGGTGGCGGCGGCGGGAGGGGAAGCGGCGGCGGCGTGGGCGGGGGCGCCGGTGAGCAGGGCCGCGGCGGTCAGGGCGACCACGGCGGCGGCCGTGGCCGGTCTGCGGTGGGGGGTGTGGGGCAGCACGGGGGGCCTTTCGCGCGGGGATGGGGAGAAAGGGCGGGGCAGCACGCACAGCTTCAATTGAGACGGCTTTATTTAAGGCGTGAAGCTAAAGGTCTGCACCAACGACGTCAAGAGGTCGTACGTCAACTGCCCCGATGCGCCCCCCGCGTCGGGCCTCAGCCGACCGGCACCCCGGCGTCCGGCACCCCGGCGTCCGGCTCGTCCGGCTCCTGGCGCTTCGCGAACTGGGTGCGGTGCAGTTCGGCGTAGCGCCCGCCGGCCGCGAGGAGTTCGTCGTGGGTGCCGCGCTCCACGATCCGGCCGGCCTCGACGACGAGGATCTGGTCGGCGGCCCGGACGGTGGAGAGCCGGTGGGCGATCACCACGGCGGTGCGGCCCGCGAGAGCCTCGGTGAGGGCCTCCTGGACGGCCGCCTCGGAGGTGTTGTCGAGGTGCGCGGTGGCCTCGTCGAGGATGACCACGCGCTGGCGGGCCAGCAGCAGCCGGGCGATGGTCATCCGCTGGCGTTCGCCGCCGGACAGCCGGTAGCCGCGTTCGCCCACGACCGTGTCCAGGCCGTCGGGCAGGGAGCGTACGACCTCGTCGAGACGGGCCCGGCCGAGCGCGTCCCACAACTCCCCGTCGGTGGCGTCGGGGCAGGCCAGGAGCAGGTTGGCGCGGACGGAGTCGTGGAAGAGGTGGCCGTCCTGCGTGACCATGCCGAGGGTGGCGCGCAGCGAGGCCGCGCTCAGGTCGCGGACGTCGACCCCGCCGACGCGGACGGCGCCGCCGTCGACGTCGTAGAGGCGCGGGAGCAGGCTCGCGATGGTGGACTTGCCGGCACCGGACGAGCCGACCAGGGCGACCGTCTGCCCGGGTTCGGCGCGGAAGGTGATGCCGTGCAGCACCTCGGCGCCGCCGCGCGTGTCCAGGGCGGCGACCTCCTCCAGGGAGGCGAGGGAGACCTGGTCGGCGGCCGGGTAGGCGAACCGGACGTCGTCGAACTCGACGGCGACCGGCCCCTCGGGCACCTCGACGGCGTCCGGCTTCTCCTCGATGAGCGGCTTCAGGTCGAGCACTTCGAAGACCCGCTCGAAGCTGACCAGCGCGCTCATCACCTCCACGCGGGCGCCGGCGAGCGCGGTCAGCGGCGCGTACAGCCGGGTCAGCAGCAGGGCGAGGGAG
Coding sequences within it:
- a CDS encoding ABC transporter ATP-binding protein, which gives rise to METTAWTQLHSVMTAQAERRPFARATLRRIAAFARPHRAGIARFVLLGVLTALLAVATPVLAGRVVDTIVAGHDSGRVVRLALLIAVVALAEAALGILGRRLSATLGEGLILDLRTAVFDHVQRMPVAFFTRTRTGALVSRLNNDVIGAQRAFANTLSGVVTNLVTLLLTLAVMLTLSWQITLLALVLLPVFVLPARRMGSRMARMQREAAALNAAMGTRMTERFSAPGATLVKLFGRPDEESVEFAARARMVRDIGVRTATAQSVFITALTLVSALALALVYGLGGWFAIRGTLQAGAIVSLALLLTRLYAPLTALAGARVEVMSALVSFERVFEVLDLKPLIEEKPDAVEVPEGPVAVEFDDVRFAYPAADQVSLASLEEVAALDTRGGAEVLHGITFRAEPGQTVALVGSSGAGKSTIASLLPRLYDVDGGAVRVGGVDVRDLSAASLRATLGMVTQDGHLFHDSVRANLLLACPDATDGELWDALGRARLDEVVRSLPDGLDTVVGERGYRLSGGERQRMTIARLLLARQRVVILDEATAHLDNTSEAAVQEALTEALAGRTAVVIAHRLSTVRAADQILVVEAGRIVERGTHDELLAAGGRYAELHRTQFAKRQEPDEPDAGVPDAGVPVG
- a CDS encoding 2Fe-2S iron-sulfur cluster-binding protein, yielding MTSENETGTRGNASGRQSEVTLRVNGKPHTLLLDHRRVLLDVLRDDLDLTGSKKGCDHGQCGACTVLVDGRRVDSCLLLAVTLDGTEITTVEGLSGDGEEPHALQQAFLDRDALQCGYCTPGQICSAVGMLAEARAGHPSQITDPATPSGGPMPLDRPEIRERLSGNLCRCGAYPRIVDAVEDVIR
- a CDS encoding xanthine dehydrogenase family protein subunit M translates to MKAFDYLRPTTVEEATEAFTAHPGARYLAGGTNLVDLMKLGVEQPAVLIDVGRLPLDTVEETADGSLRVGATVRNSDLAAHPLVRDRYPVLSQALLAGASGQLRNAATTGGNLLQRTRCPYFQDLDKPCNKREPGSGCGARDGVHRDHAVLGHSPQCIATHPSDMAVALAALGADVELYGNEGARSVPVADFHRLPGDHPERDTEIRPGEIITGVLLPAARAGLPSAYRKARDRASYAFALASVAVVLGVQDGVVDHAGIAFGGLAHRPWRARHAEQALLGAAATPPAFEGAVALELAHAEPLRDNAYKVPLARNLALDVLNRLAPAPATV
- a CDS encoding xanthine dehydrogenase family protein molybdopterin-binding subunit — translated: MQDPTDRTGTTPDAAGRRTGTAQDGAGAALGAPVERREGRQKVAGTARYAAEYALPGRAHAWPVPAAVARGRVTAVDATEALALPGVLAVLTHADAPRLAEPEDATLAVLQNPDVPHRGWCVALAVADTLEAARAAAHAVRVTYATEPADLRLTPEHPDAYEPETANGGYPGRVEHGDPEGAYAASDVRVDVAYHVPPLHNHPMEPHTTTAHWDGDRLTLYTSTQGGTSVRAVLAGLFELPRDHVLVVGEHVGGGFGSKGTPRPDTVLAALAARHTGRPVTLAWPRRLMPTSVGHRAPTLHRLRLGARPDGTLTALLHEVTTQTSRVKEFVEQAAVPSRVMYAAPHLLSTHRVVALDVPSPSWMRAPGETPGMYALESAVDELADALGMDPVELRVRNDPEHEPGSGKPFSSRHLVACLREGARRFGWADRDPRPRSRTEGPLLVGTGVAAATYPVYAWPSAASAHALPDGTFTVRVNAADIGTGARTVLAQIAADALGVPVDRVRTEIGRSDLPPAPVAGGSAGTASWGWAVHRACAELSGRLAVHTGPLPDGGLDAHDNTRGLADADSPYARHAFGAHFAEVTVDTVTGETRVRRLLGIFAAGHILNARTARSQFTGGMTMGLGMALTEGSTLDPAFGDFTEADLAAYHVPAHADVPDIEADWIDEDDPHLNPMGSKGIGEIGIVGTAAAIGNAVHHATGVRLRELPLTPDRVLTGLLAA
- a CDS encoding RICIN domain-containing protein, with protein sequence MLTGAPAHAAAASPPAAATRAAAALPTGFATLLNAASGKCLDARSAGTANGTVVQQYTCNGTGAQQWSLTDAGDGYVRINAHNDTGQVVDVADVSTADSAPVHLWGYGGGANQQWRPVDDGGGAYHFVNRNSGKCLDDPGASTANSVQLQQYTCNGTDSQRFQVVPVDRSVNDPDLGPNVVVFDPSMSASAIQGKLDAIFKQQETNQFGSQRYAVLFKPGAYDADVNVGFYTQVLGLGLTPDAVSIDGAVHAEADWFQGNATQNFWRGAENLSVDPTGGADRWAVSQAAPYRRMHLRGDLALDDGGWSSGGYLADSRIDGTVNSGSQQQWLTRNSRLGGWTGSNWNMVFVGSQGVPATSFPKPPYTTVATSPVSREKPFLYVDGSGAYQVFVPAVRTDSAATSWADGHPAGTSLPLSAFYVVKPGATAADINAALADGKNLLVTPGVYHLDQTLRVTRPDTVVLGLGLATFVPDGGVTAMTVADVDGVKIAGLLFDAGTTSSKTLVEVGPAGSGASHAADPTSLHDVYFRVGGAGVGKAATGLVVNSDDVIGDHMWIWRADHGSGVGWTSNTADTGLVVNGAGVTMYGLFVEHFQKYQVQWNGDGGRTYFFQNEMPYDPPNQSAWSHGSTRGYAAYKVADSVTSHQAYGLGSYCYFSSNPGVVADRAIEAPDTPGVRFTSMVTVSLGGTGTISHVVNGTGGPSNTASNVADLVRYP